In Vibrio japonicus, the following are encoded in one genomic region:
- a CDS encoding biotin-dependent carboxyltransferase family protein: protein MKKTSLIKVIKPGQQTLLQDFGRYGLSHLGITQGGPLDDYAYSWANHLLGNSTHSPALEITLGQAEFLVENDCELAIAGGDLNAKLDGKLLTNWSTFPAFQGQRLTFGLPRNGLRSYLAVKGGFIAKPQLGSCATVCRDQLGGLHAGLPLSADDELHFESHKVRTKPIQMTFRYKPDYDLTLELRVIEGYQVDDFAKSELEAFYSQEFVVSQFIDRMGYRLNQGQVKPPSKEYLSEGIALGTIQVPPNGEPIVLFNDRQTIGGYAKLGCVARIDLPRLAQAKPGQKVRFVKGDLLGLQEAWCKWANYFGY, encoded by the coding sequence ATGAAAAAAACAAGCTTAATAAAAGTCATAAAGCCCGGACAGCAGACACTACTGCAAGACTTTGGTCGATATGGTTTATCCCACTTAGGAATTACGCAAGGTGGACCACTGGACGATTATGCTTACAGTTGGGCCAATCACCTCTTGGGGAACTCAACGCACTCCCCAGCACTTGAAATTACATTAGGACAAGCAGAGTTTTTGGTCGAAAACGACTGTGAACTCGCTATCGCAGGGGGGGATTTGAATGCGAAATTGGATGGAAAACTGCTAACTAATTGGTCAACATTCCCCGCATTTCAAGGTCAAAGACTCACATTCGGCTTACCTCGGAATGGTCTAAGAAGTTACTTAGCTGTCAAAGGAGGATTTATCGCGAAACCTCAACTTGGTAGCTGTGCCACCGTGTGCCGAGATCAACTCGGCGGCCTCCATGCGGGTTTGCCTCTAAGCGCAGACGATGAACTCCATTTTGAATCCCACAAGGTCAGAACCAAACCCATACAAATGACCTTCCGATACAAGCCAGATTACGACCTAACGCTTGAGCTAAGAGTGATTGAAGGATATCAAGTTGATGATTTCGCTAAATCAGAGCTAGAAGCCTTTTACTCTCAAGAGTTTGTTGTTAGCCAATTTATTGATCGAATGGGTTACCGTCTTAATCAAGGACAAGTCAAACCGCCGAGCAAAGAGTACCTAAGTGAAGGCATTGCACTAGGTACAATTCAAGTGCCACCCAATGGCGAGCCTATTGTTCTCTTCAATGATCGCCAAACTATTGGTGGATACGCGAAACTAGGATGCGTGGCTAGAATTGATCTGCCAAGACTGGCACAAGCGAAACCGGGGCAAAAAGTTCGGTTCGTGAAAGGAGACCTACTAGGCCTGCAAGAAGCTTGGTGTAAATGGGCGAACTATTTCGGTTATTAA
- a CDS encoding FAD-dependent oxidoreductase — MQPDFPHKSAPSIAIIGGGIAGATAAVHLAELGLNVTLIEKKDGLISGPPICHLHAGGNLYREISTEQCLVLLKQSIDTARLYPNTVNNRPTIIAVPYLDGGTPEELYERLISVQSAYQALVVQDPANKVLGEPEEYYRFYSRDEIEALKEKTQPEHPKSFDDWLIPFAKYTNLETLRFPIAVVQEPGWSVFRIGAAAELALEKIQNCQLMLNTEVTDLVENENGWTLRCQNSAGASYTIDIDYLVNACGYETGTIDDLADKPRNRLVEFKAAYVTKWPQHNELWPEVIFHGPRGTPQGMAQLTPYANGVFQLHGMTKDITLFDDGLVSSCERSSQPKLPGRLKSKITSGWDKQVVAERSRRAIEHMARFVPDYQHAVEYGTPLFGAQQIPGNDETLRAADVTFEGKHYARIEVVKGSSALEAARKLVEQWHLYDYQSRTIEELHPVSMSLDSKQVEEKAKDMALNRDYPPELAQYYGE; from the coding sequence ATGCAGCCTGATTTTCCCCATAAAAGTGCACCTTCCATTGCTATTATTGGCGGTGGTATTGCTGGCGCTACCGCAGCGGTTCACCTTGCTGAACTCGGTCTCAACGTAACTCTTATCGAAAAGAAAGACGGATTGATTTCTGGTCCGCCAATTTGCCATTTGCACGCAGGTGGTAATCTGTACCGTGAAATCTCAACCGAGCAGTGTCTAGTCCTTCTAAAGCAGTCTATCGATACGGCTCGCTTATATCCTAATACCGTAAACAATCGACCAACGATTATTGCTGTCCCTTACTTAGATGGTGGAACGCCTGAAGAGTTGTACGAGCGACTCATCTCAGTCCAAAGCGCTTATCAAGCTCTTGTTGTGCAAGACCCTGCGAACAAGGTGCTGGGTGAGCCCGAAGAGTACTATCGTTTCTATTCGCGTGATGAAATAGAAGCTCTGAAAGAGAAAACCCAACCCGAACACCCAAAAAGCTTTGATGACTGGCTTATTCCGTTCGCAAAGTATACCAACCTTGAAACGCTACGATTCCCAATCGCCGTCGTTCAAGAGCCAGGTTGGAGTGTGTTCAGAATTGGTGCGGCTGCAGAATTAGCGCTCGAGAAAATTCAAAATTGCCAGTTGATGCTCAATACGGAAGTGACGGATCTGGTAGAAAATGAAAACGGATGGACATTGCGTTGCCAGAACTCAGCAGGTGCGTCATACACTATCGACATCGACTATTTGGTGAACGCATGTGGATATGAGACAGGCACCATTGATGATCTTGCAGACAAGCCCCGGAATCGTTTGGTTGAGTTTAAAGCCGCTTACGTCACCAAATGGCCTCAACACAATGAGTTATGGCCAGAGGTGATTTTCCACGGCCCACGCGGCACGCCTCAAGGAATGGCTCAGCTGACTCCTTATGCGAATGGTGTGTTCCAGCTTCACGGCATGACAAAAGACATTACTTTGTTTGATGATGGATTAGTCTCGTCTTGCGAGCGTTCGTCGCAGCCTAAACTACCTGGGCGATTAAAGAGCAAAATCACATCAGGGTGGGATAAACAGGTCGTCGCAGAGCGTTCACGTCGCGCAATTGAACATATGGCACGCTTTGTTCCTGACTATCAACACGCAGTCGAATATGGAACGCCATTATTTGGTGCGCAACAGATTCCAGGAAATGACGAAACTCTGCGTGCGGCGGATGTCACCTTTGAAGGTAAACATTATGCTCGAATAGAGGTGGTTAAGGGCTCATCAGCGCTTGAAGCGGCCAGAAAATTGGTCGAACAATGGCACTTATATGACTATCAGTCTCGAACAATTGAAGAGCTGCACCCGGTAAGTATGTCTTTAGATTCGAAGCAGGTGGAAGAGAAAGCAAAGGACATGGCATTAAATAGAGATTACCCACCGGAACTTGCTCAGTATTACGGCGAGTAA
- a CDS encoding 5-oxoprolinase subunit B family protein, with the protein MDIETTIDPVAECSVLIRFEAEPSHQLSWVIGEISQYLRNQLGHWVMNVTPSFNTILIDYLPHRVSIFEFVPYLEKIVTEALLHLPDKPEFECVELPVYYHPDVGPDLQLYYDRGLTLEQVIDFHSSKTYTVGAIGFTAGFAFLSEVDDNLHLARKSSPRLKVVKGSVGVANNQTAIYPSESPGGWNIIGNCPVDIYNPNSSNILPFRIGTQIKFKPVDLESFLQLGGQITGGWQ; encoded by the coding sequence GTGGACATTGAAACAACCATAGACCCTGTCGCGGAATGTTCTGTATTAATTCGCTTTGAGGCAGAGCCAAGCCATCAACTGTCATGGGTAATTGGTGAAATCAGCCAATATTTGAGGAACCAACTCGGTCATTGGGTTATGAATGTAACTCCCTCATTCAACACCATTCTTATTGATTATCTTCCCCATCGGGTCTCCATTTTCGAATTTGTCCCCTATTTAGAGAAAATCGTCACCGAAGCACTCTTACATTTGCCCGACAAACCAGAATTCGAGTGCGTTGAGCTTCCTGTCTATTACCACCCTGACGTAGGGCCTGATCTACAGCTTTACTACGATAGAGGGTTGACGTTGGAACAAGTGATCGACTTTCACAGCAGTAAGACATATACCGTAGGTGCCATTGGGTTTACTGCGGGTTTTGCCTTTCTTTCGGAGGTAGATGACAATCTGCATCTCGCACGCAAATCATCACCAAGATTAAAGGTAGTGAAAGGCAGTGTTGGTGTTGCGAATAATCAAACCGCCATCTACCCAAGTGAATCTCCCGGTGGATGGAACATCATCGGCAATTGTCCCGTTGATATTTACAACCCTAACTCTTCCAACATTTTGCCTTTCAGAATTGGAACGCAGATAAAATTTAAACCCGTCGATTTAGAATCATTTTTGCAACTTGGTGGACAGATTACCGGGGGATGGCAATGA
- a CDS encoding 5-oxoprolinase subunit PxpA has protein sequence MKSNPISLNCDMGESYGHWKMGNDEKVMPFVDQSSIACGFHASDPVIMSRTIRLALKYDVQIGAHPSYPDMQGFGRRSIPMTIEEITSMVIYQVGALKALCESVNAEISYIKPHGALYNDMLKDIQIFEAVVDAASCFNVPLMMLAIHDKQDWLDVADNYDVPLLFEAFADRRYLATGQLAPRTMPGSVMTDEDEILNQVTQIARYGKVRTLDGYTISLEADTICVHGDNDDAINMIEKIRQTLKMEGS, from the coding sequence ATGAAGAGTAATCCGATTAGCTTAAATTGCGATATGGGAGAAAGCTACGGCCATTGGAAAATGGGTAACGATGAAAAAGTGATGCCATTTGTCGATCAATCTAGCATTGCTTGCGGATTTCACGCATCGGATCCCGTTATTATGAGTAGGACGATTAGGCTAGCGTTGAAATACGACGTTCAAATTGGTGCTCATCCTAGTTACCCAGACATGCAAGGTTTTGGTAGACGAAGTATCCCAATGACGATAGAAGAAATTACGAGCATGGTTATCTATCAAGTTGGTGCTTTAAAAGCCCTGTGTGAAAGCGTTAACGCGGAGATAAGTTACATTAAGCCTCATGGCGCGTTGTATAACGACATGCTTAAAGACATTCAAATTTTCGAAGCCGTGGTTGATGCTGCCTCGTGTTTTAACGTTCCGCTGATGATGCTGGCGATTCATGATAAACAAGACTGGCTGGATGTGGCGGATAACTATGACGTACCGCTTCTATTCGAAGCCTTTGCCGACAGACGCTACTTGGCGACAGGTCAGCTAGCACCGAGAACGATGCCTGGCTCAGTGATGACTGACGAAGATGAGATCTTAAATCAGGTCACTCAAATCGCACGCTACGGTAAAGTCAGAACACTGGACGGATACACAATTTCATTGGAAGCAGACACGATTTGCGTTCATGGTGACAACGATGACGCAATCAATATGATTGAAAAAATTCGACAAACATTAAAAATGGAGGGATCGTAG